The segment GGTTTTCCACGGCGGCGCCGGAAAATCCTTTCAGGATTTTTCCAAGCCAGGAGTATGTCGAACTCAGGAGGGCATATTGTGTCGCGGTATATCCCAGGTTGGTCAGGCTCGACATGTAGGCCACGAGAGCGACACCGGCGAAACTGATGCCGAAGTTATCCCCGATCATCACCAGCGCAAACACCGGTACGCTCGCGCTGACATAAGCGAGGACGGCATAGGCGGCAATCGAGGCCGCCTGCACGAAGCCGGCGATGATGAGCGTCCGCATGTAACCCAGCTTCAACGAGCAGAACCCGCCGGCGGCGATTCCCGCGAAAGTCGCGATAATACCGACGGAGCCGCGGACCACGCCGACGGTGTCCTTCGAGAGGCCGATATCGTGATAGAAAGGGTTCGACATCGGTCCCATGACGAAATCCGGCACACGGTACAGACTGATCGCTGCAAGCATCAGAAGCGCGAGCCATCCATGCGCCCGGCAGAACGCGATGAACGGTCCAACGACCGCATCGAGGAATCCGCGCGGCGTCCACAGCGGCGCCTCCCGCTCTTTCTCATCGATCATCGCGGCCGCCAGCGCCGGCTCCTTCGCGAAACACGTGGCGGCGATTCCGGCCGCCATCAGCACGCCATAGATCCCATAAGACATACGCCAGCCCAGGCGCACGGCCAAAATCAGGATCAGCGAGTCCGTTGCGCGGAGAGCAACCTGATAGCCGAGCTGATAAGCCGAAGCGAGCAGGCCCTGTTCGTCATTGTTGTCCGCCGCCTCGATGCGCCACGCATCGATCACGATGTCCTGCGTCGAGGAGGCAAAGGCCACAATAAGAGCGAATGCACCAAGCCGGCCCAGCCCGGCATGCGCGCCGACGCTGCCCATGCCGATCAACGCCAGCCCGACCAGTATCTGAGCAAACAACATCCAGCCTCGACGGTGTCCTAACCGCGAGAACAGCGGCAGGTCGAGGCGGTCCATCAATGGCGCCCACAGGAATTTCAGGGAATACGCGATACCCACCCAGGAAAGAAAACCAATCGCTGTCAGCGCCGTTCCTTCATCGCGCAGCCAGTAGCCGAATGTATTGCCGACGAGAAGAAAGGGCAGCCCTGAGGAGAATCCAAGCACCAGCATCGTCAATGTCTTGGGCCGCATGTAATCGGCGAACCGGTGCTTGCGCGGATTCACGACCTCATTGTCTCCTGAGGGCTGCCGAAAACTCAACGGCAACGGATCGCCAAAGCTGCGGCTCGAGTGGGGGTGGGGGGCGAGCCCTGAAATATCTATAATGTCTCTCTTATGGAATATCGAAAGCTTGGCTCTTTGAACGTTTCCCTTGTCGGTATCGGATGTAACAACTTCGGCTGGCGCACGGACGCCGCCGGCTCCGCAACCGTCGTCGATGCGGCGCTCGAGGCCGGCATCAACTTCTTCGACACCGCCGACGTTTACGGCGGCGGGCAGAGTGAAGAGTTTCTCGGAAGGGCCCTCAAGGGCCGCCGCGATAAAGCAATCATCGCCACGAAGTTCGGAATGAAGATGGGCGACGGCAAAGAAGGTGCGGCCCCCCAATATATCCATCAGGCGCTCGATGCCAGTTTGAAGCGCCTTCAAGTCGACACGATCGATCTTTATCAAATTCATCAGCCCGATCCGAAGACGCCGATCGCCGATACGATGCAGGCCCTGGACGACGCGGTGAAGGCCGGCAAGGTGCGCGAGATCGGCTGCTCGAATTTCTCAGCCGAACAGATGCGCGCAGCCCGCGGCGTGACCGGCCCGCGGCATTTCGAAAGCGTGCAGAACGACTACAGCATGATGAAGCGCGACGCGGAGAAAGAAGTCCTGCCTGAATGCAAGCGCACCGGTGTCGCGTTCCTGCCGTACTTTCCGCTCGCGAATGGGTTGCTGACGGGAAAGTACCGCAAAGGCAAACCGCTTCCCGAGTCGAGCCGCGGCAAGGATGCCTTCGGCCCGAAGGTTTTCACTCCGGAAAACATCGAGCGCGTGGAAACCTTGATCGCATTCTGCGAATCCCGCGGCTACTCCCTGCTGGACCTCGCCTTCTCCTGGCTCGCCGCTCATTCCGAAGTCGCCAGCGTGATCGCCGGAGCGAAAACGGCCGATCAGGTCCGCGCCAATAGCCAGGCAGCATCATGGAAACTGACGCCGTCGGATCTGGCCGCAGTGCAGAGGCTTCTGTAAGGCTGCCGTGCCTGCGGCACGACTCTCCCCCTGTATCAGGGGGACAGTCGACTCTCCCCCTGATACAGGGGGAGAGCCCGCGCAAAGCGCGGGCAGGGGGTCGCTCACACACCATGTTGAAATCGAGGAGAGTTTGTCCGGTTAAATCCCGCGGCTGCACACCCGCGCTGTGACCAGCAACTGCCCGACATGCCGTTGCGTGTGCTCCGCTGCATGCACCAGAAGCCCCAAGGTGGTGGACGGCAACTTCGCGCGGCCGACCGCACGATACTCCGTCAATGTCTGTTTGTCCGTTTTTCTGAGCTGCTCCAGCGCGCGATCCACCTGAGCGTGAAACCTCTCGAGCATCTCACGTGAGCTGATCTCCGGATCCTCCTTGCCTTCCGCCGTGAGCGCCGCTGCCTGCTGTTCGTCGAGCGGATTTCCCCGCGCATACGTGAACAGCCGGTCGAGCACACCGGCGAGATGCTGGAGATGGAATCCGACCGATGCCACTCCTGCGGGACGTTCCCATAATCGTTCTTCCGGAAAGCCATCCATCTCGGCAGTGACTTCTTCGCGAGCCTGCAAGAGCGCGTGCGCCACCGGCTGCAGCAGGGCCGGGATATCCGGCAACGGACCTCTTAACCACACTTCAAGCATAGGAGGAGTCTATCCGTAAATTGTGGCTCGCGCACATTCCCCTCCTTCGATAAGGAGGAGAATGTGCGTGCCCGACAATTCATTTATATAGACCGCGCCTTGGATTCTGAAAATTCGAGTAACATACACCACACAACGGAGGACCGAATGAAACCACTCGCAGTCGTCATTGGAATTGTTGCAGCCATGCTGGCCGGCATCACGATGGCCTCGGCACAGACACCCGCCCCAACCATCGACGGATTGGTCGGGGCCGCAAAGAATGCGGCCGGCACCGACTGGGCCGGTACGTTTCTCCGTCTGTGTATTCCGCCGCCGCCCGCTCCAGCTCGAGGCGCCGGTGGCGGTGCTGGGCGTGGCTCAGCCGCGCGAGGAGCGGCTCCGGCGCCGCCTGCGAAAGATACCTGGTATGCCGAGCCGGCGAAAGTGGCCGACAACCTTTATTTTCTCGGTACGAAGATTCACAGCGCCTGGGCGATCGTCGGCAGCGACGGCATCATCGTTCTTGAAGCGCTCTTCGACTATGCCGCGCAGGACGAGATCATCGACGGCATGAAGAAGGCCGGTCTGGATAAAAATAAGGTGAAGTACATCATCATCTCGCATGCTCACGCCGATCACGACGGCGGCGCCAGGCTGCTGCAGGACGCGATGCCCGCGGCACACCTCGTTTATGGCGCAGAGGACTGGGATTCGGTGGACAAATCCGCGAACCACGCCGGAGGTAAACCGAAGCACGACATGGTTGCCACCGACGGCATGAAGTTCTCCGTCGGCGATACGTCGCTCCAGGTCCTCACGATGCCCGGCCACACTCCCGGCACGCTCTCGTTCCTCTTCGAGGTTAAGGACAACGGCAAGCCGCTACGCATCGCCTACATCGGCGGGACGGCAATCCCGTTCAACGGCACCCCCGCTTATTACGACGGCTACCTCACTTCATCCCGGAAAGTGGCTCGCGCCGCAGCGGATTTCGGCGCAACGGCCTTGATGTCAAATCATACCGAGTTCGACAACGCGTATTTCAAAGCGCATACCGCTGCCGATCGGAAACCCGGAGAAGCCAACCCGTTCGAGGTCGGCAAAGCCGCGGTCGCGCGTTACTTCACCGTCGTTCAAGACTGCACCACTGCGACGATGATGCGTGCCGCGGGCCAGAAATAGGGCGTCGGCGCGATGGGTTTTGAATTGTGGAACCTTGCTTGCACTCCTCGGCGCCTGGAGGATGCAATGAGTCCATACGCAGTTCAACACAAGACGCAAAACCACTTGCTCGATATCCCGAGCG is part of the Terriglobia bacterium genome and harbors:
- a CDS encoding MFS transporter; protein product: MNPRKHRFADYMRPKTLTMLVLGFSSGLPFLLVGNTFGYWLRDEGTALTAIGFLSWVGIAYSLKFLWAPLMDRLDLPLFSRLGHRRGWMLFAQILVGLALIGMGSVGAHAGLGRLGAFALIVAFASSTQDIVIDAWRIEAADNNDEQGLLASAYQLGYQVALRATDSLILILAVRLGWRMSYGIYGVLMAAGIAATCFAKEPALAAAMIDEKEREAPLWTPRGFLDAVVGPFIAFCRAHGWLALLMLAAISLYRVPDFVMGPMSNPFYHDIGLSKDTVGVVRGSVGIIATFAGIAAGGFCSLKLGYMRTLIIAGFVQAASIAAYAVLAYVSASVPVFALVMIGDNFGISFAGVALVAYMSSLTNLGYTATQYALLSSTYSWLGKILKGFSGAAVENLSATHGLIHAYGIFFIGCGLAGVPAVLLFAALEYWHRRTRSAPVAA
- a CDS encoding aldo/keto reductase yields the protein MEYRKLGSLNVSLVGIGCNNFGWRTDAAGSATVVDAALEAGINFFDTADVYGGGQSEEFLGRALKGRRDKAIIATKFGMKMGDGKEGAAPQYIHQALDASLKRLQVDTIDLYQIHQPDPKTPIADTMQALDDAVKAGKVREIGCSNFSAEQMRAARGVTGPRHFESVQNDYSMMKRDAEKEVLPECKRTGVAFLPYFPLANGLLTGKYRKGKPLPESSRGKDAFGPKVFTPENIERVETLIAFCESRGYSLLDLAFSWLAAHSEVASVIAGAKTADQVRANSQAASWKLTPSDLAAVQRLL
- a CDS encoding DinB family protein; the protein is MLEVWLRGPLPDIPALLQPVAHALLQAREEVTAEMDGFPEERLWERPAGVASVGFHLQHLAGVLDRLFTYARGNPLDEQQAAALTAEGKEDPEISSREMLERFHAQVDRALEQLRKTDKQTLTEYRAVGRAKLPSTTLGLLVHAAEHTQRHVGQLLVTARVCSRGI
- a CDS encoding MBL fold metallo-hydrolase, translating into MKPLAVVIGIVAAMLAGITMASAQTPAPTIDGLVGAAKNAAGTDWAGTFLRLCIPPPPAPARGAGGGAGRGSAARGAAPAPPAKDTWYAEPAKVADNLYFLGTKIHSAWAIVGSDGIIVLEALFDYAAQDEIIDGMKKAGLDKNKVKYIIISHAHADHDGGARLLQDAMPAAHLVYGAEDWDSVDKSANHAGGKPKHDMVATDGMKFSVGDTSLQVLTMPGHTPGTLSFLFEVKDNGKPLRIAYIGGTAIPFNGTPAYYDGYLTSSRKVARAAADFGATALMSNHTEFDNAYFKAHTAADRKPGEANPFEVGKAAVARYFTVVQDCTTATMMRAAGQK